The genomic stretch agaatggggttggactggatggccctagtggtctcttccaactctacgattctatgattctatgattctatgatccattgtgtcctgttctctggagcagcagaaaacaggcttactccctcctcagtgtgacatcccttcaagtatttaaacagggctatcatatcatttaGGAGAGTGCTGGAGAGTGgttgctctcttccaactctaggattctatgattctaagttagaggagggtagatttcaattgattccattaggaagaactttttttaccgcaagagctgtctgacagtggaacactttcTCTTGGAGagcgatggagtctccttctttgtttaGGCTGTTTTTAAActggctggatggtcatctgtcccagtcagggcttggatggtgtctttctGCCTGGCaaaaggggattggactggatggccccttggggtttcttccaactctatgaatgtCCATGGGGGCTTCAGAGAGCCTTCCACACTGAGCCATGTATTTGGGGAAAGGAGCAGCCTTCCTACCACCACCAACCTCCAGTATAAGAAGCACTGGACTGGAGCAAAACAACTTTACGTCCTGCCCAGGCTGTCCTTCACAGTCAACACTTGCCCCTTCCTTTCCAGGGGTCGCTTTGGCCAATGGGGAACGATGGAAGCAGCTGCGCCGCttctccctgaccaccctgaggAATTTTGGGATGGGGAAGCGGTCCATTGAGGTGCGGATCCAGGAGGAGGCTCAGTACCTGATGGAGGAATTCAGGAAAACCCAAGGTTGGTGCTGGCCACCTGCGCCAGTTGCTTCCAGGGGTCGTGCGAGGGGTCTCTCCTAGGTGGGACCCATGGCTCTCCCTTCCATCCTTGCCAGGTCTGCCCTTTGAACCCACTTTCTTCTTGAGCCGCACGGTCTCCAACGTCATCAGCTCCGTCGTCTTTGGCAGCCGCTTTGACTACGAAGACAGGACCTTCCTCTCCTTGCTGCACATGATAAATGAAAGCTTCATTGAGATGAGCACCCCATGGGCACAGGTAAGTGGGCAACAGGTGAGGGAAGGAAACTCACCTTTCACCAGATAGGAGGAAAATGTTCCACTTCTGGAGGTTCCTTGCAATTCTCCAACTCTTAGGAGCTGGAAAAAAATTCCAAGAAGTTGTTTTGCAAGAATCCAAGAAGAACTGGGCTTTGggtaaagaattaaaaatatgttTGCCCTTGTAGAGCACCGGAGTTGATAACTTCAGCCAGAATCTTGTTGAGGACTGATGTCTTCGTATGTGGACTTGCCTCTGCAAGAATTACAATGGGACAGTTCCATGGCATCTCTATCCAACAAAGGGCcgctgttacattactatgtagGAGATTCAGGAAAATGACCAATGCACAACAGGGATCAATGCGCATCACTCCCACTGTGTATTGGGACACTGGCCAACACAAATCAGTAGAGCCTGATGCACATAGGGCCACTCTTGCTGGGGTCCTGTGcatacatctttgcaattcactaacagggtttcttagcacctctatGACGTAAGTCTACGTAAAGTTACAAGTGGAGCATGCCCTTTTTGTGCCTCACCCATAAATCCAGCAAATGAAGTAAGGGGATGGTGTGATAGATACCTTGTCTGGAACCAATCCGATGCAGCTGGTGCATGGAAAGGGCCTCTAGTCAAAAGTCTATGTTGGGGAATTTTATTTAGCTCAAAATATTGGGTTAGGCTACAAATAGCCCTTGAGACAATTTCCCTTCGTGTATACCAATAGAAAGGTGGATTCAAAGGAATTGTGCAAAGGCAAACTTCTTATGAGtaaatctttcttttattgcGGGAAAACCATACAGCAAGTCAGTAACACACACATCTTCATacaaggggggttggactggatggcccctgtggtctcttccaactctatgattctatgattctataagactCAGGAAATAAGAGAGGAGGTTTGAATAGATGGAGGCAGAACTGATGGCAATACTTACACAAGCGAAGACTTGCTTCAGGATCCAACTGGTTGAGGTGGCATGGGACTCAGTCATTGAGTGAAGGGCTGGGCTGGAGCTAGTTCGGAGAGCACAGTGACAAAGTGTCCCCATGAACACCAAGatggaaggagccctggtggcgcagtggttcaatgcctgtactgcagccattcactcaaaaccacaaggttgcgagttcaagaccagcaaaagggcccaagctggactcaggcttgcatccttccgaggagggagctaaaatgagtccccagactgttgggggcaaattagcttacttgctcattagcttacttgctgttcactgctatgatatctggaatagcggtatataaataaaacaaattattaattattattaagatAGCATTCTATGGAAGGCTTTGGGGGACCTTATATAGGCCAGATCTAGCCTCTGGGTAAAAGTGATCCCACATCAATGGGTGAAATCATGGTCTGGCAGTACTGAGGGTGGGCATAGGTGCTTCATTAAGCCTATCAGGCTCATCCAGTGAGACATCCTTCGGATAATGGAGGTGCCAATATCCcattttgcaactcccaaactgtcTGCTTAGCATGTCccaagggtttttccccccaatggTATTACCTGTTTGGCATCTTTGGATGTGTTGTGGACATGTCCCCTTGCCTTAGAGATTATGGAGGACTGCCTGGCAGGGTCCATCTGGGGTCatatggaaacacacacacacacacacacacacacacacacaccaaaattcagaatatCTCAGTGTTGGTAGCAAACCACTCAAGCATTGCtcttccttccagctctatgacatGTATTCCTGCATCATGCAATACCTGCCTGGGAGGCACAACCGTATCTACCACCTCATTGAGGAGCTGAAGGACTTCATTGCTGAGAAAGTCAAAGTCAATCAGGCAACGCTCGATCCCAACAACCCACGAGATTTCATCGACTGCTTCCTTATCCAGATGGAGAAGGTGCCAGAAAGAAGCATGCCAGGCCAAGGAAATGCCCAACTTGGGCTTGTCCTTTCATTTCTGGAAAAGGGTCTGTGGGATGCAGGGAGGAAGGGACCAAGTTAAGAAGATTCATACGGATccaggggtgtcactagagggATGCTGTCCCAAACACAGACTGGGCAACCAGCCAAAGGCTAGTTGCTACACAGCTGGTAGTGTGACACGGACCAGCTAATGAGCAAGCAAAGGAATCAAGGAGTCCTAGTACtaaaccacaagctgaacatgagtcaacagtgtgatgcggcagctaaaaaggccaacacaattttaggctgcatcaatagaagtatagtgtctagatcaaggcaagtaatGGTGCcatactattctgctttggtcaggccccacctggaatattactgtgtccagttctgggctccacaattaaaaatgatgttgagaagccaaagcatgtccaaaagagggctgccaaaatggtgaagggtcttgaaaccatgccttatgaggagagacttagggaactggggatgtttagcctggagaaaagaaggctaagaagtGATATGAGCGCCCTGTttaggggtgtcatactgaggaagggCTTGAGGAGGTTTCAGAGGATTTATAGGGAGCAGCAATTCATTAAGCAGCAGCTGAGTTTAATGACGGGACACTGACAGGATGAGCACAATGtcgtatgaaaatcttttcaCAACCATGCAATgaggatgggaaaaggacaggacaaagACATCCACCCACcctctgataatctcctttgagTCCAGGTCCATGTTCTGGGAGCAGGACATGACAGCTGCAAGGGGTATGGACCACACCGGATGCCACTTCGGAATGGGGTGCTAAAACATTGgtgggaaggggtgtgtgtgaaattctgggtctggcagctttGCTGGCTGGATGTGAAAGCGAAGTTTCACCAGATGCAGAAAGGCCgttgaagaaaggaaggaaggaaggaaggaaggaaggaaggaaggaagggggtattaaaaatgatccacatgggtatcaaatatactaggtatgcCACTGTACATATCTATGGTTGAATTATATTTAAGGGACAGTGTCCTCCTCACCCCATCTCAGAAGAACacaagaggatttttaaaaactgagacatgaacccggaacaatggatgcaagctccaggaaaagagattccacctgaacattaggaggaacttcctgagagtaagggctgtttgacagtggaatgcactccttcctcggaaggtgatagattctccttccttggaggtctttaaacagaggctggatggccatctgtcagggatgctttgatttggatttcctgcatggcagaatggggttggactggatgacccttggggtctcttccaactctacgattctatgattctatgattctatgaaggagaaAAGGCAGCTGGAAAACAGATTGGAGCTCTGCTGCTGGGTGGAAATGCTGCCACATGTCCACCTTTAGAGCCACGAAAACTGAGAAGGGAAGCAGATGTGATGGAGATCTGCAAATTTATGCATGGGATAGAGAAgggtttgtttttctctctttgaaagCATGACTGAAGTGGACAGGAGACTGAGAATATTCAAGAGGATGTTCTCATGGCACATAATTATGGGGCTGCCAATGGTTATGGGGTGGTGATGGCTCTAGGGAACTTGCAAGTTAAGACTTAGTAAGCTTGGTGCTCTGGGCACTTATTGCCAACAGCAGGGGAAATCTATGGCCTTCATGCCCTCATTCAAGACACCCACTTCCTTTGTTTCCCCCCAAGGAAAAGGGGAACCCCTCCAGTGAATTCAACATGAAGAATTTGGTCCTCACCACCCTCAATTTGTTCTTTGCTGGAACAGAAACGGTCAGCTCTACCCTGAGATACGGCTTCCTTTTCCTGTTGAAACACCCAGAAGTAGAAGGTAAGGTGGGCACTTGGATCGGGGCTGGCTGTTCCTATATGGCTGGGATCCTCTTGCCAtgatacacacacatgcaagttctcttatgtagggagatcttgtagcacctttgagactaactgaaagaaagaagttggcagcatgagcttgcatagactttggtggagtggaaaccaggcacaggcatatatatgccattggtatgtgaggatgtcaattcaaatgacaaatcctttgtgtgtggaaatgaagctgcaggtccagttttaacaatggtcgttagtgcacaaaggcataggGAACTGGTCTCTGTGCATaaagatgaactggcagatccagttttgcaatggcaCTGGCCTCTGGTGAGAGGAAGAGTTGTGCACAGCAcactgtgtcagcaatgcccttcagcactttaCATTGGGCAAACCAGTCAGTCTTTGCACCAAAGGATcaaataaatggacataaatcagacattaggaatgggaatacacaagaactggtggcagaacatttccgtctccctgggcattccctCTCAgtcctcagaacagcagtccttgaacaaaagaactacaaaggtagatgggaaagagaaacagcagaactagaattcatccataaactactgtccctcagcaatggattgaacaaagacaatgatttcctgacacactacacacacttcaacactgtctgaccccatcctcatggggctGCCCCACATGcatcccttcccctccccacaggccagtcccattgcaaaactgggtCTGCCAGTTTATCTCCATGCACCAAGACCATTtccctatgtctttgtgcactaaggACCATCACTAAAAagggacctgcaacttcatttccatacacaaaggatttgtcatTTGGACTGACAacttcacataccaatggcatatattggcttccactccaccaaatgcatctgaggaagtagactgatggcccttggggtctcttccaactctatgattctgtgagatcTGGCATCTTCTGGTTTCCCAACTCTCAAAGATGTTCTGAGCATGATGCCCTTCCACCAGCCCCAGGAAACCTGTACCTAAAACctttcttttaatgttgttttggcagagaaagtccacCAGGAAATCGATCATGTCATTGGGCACCACCGTATCCCTGGCATTGAGGACAGGATGAACATGCCCTACACAGACGCCGTCATCCATGAGATCCAGAGGCTGACGGACATTGTCCCCTTGGGCGTGCCACACACGGTGACACGGGACACCCACTTCAGGGGGTACCTCCTCCCCAAGGTGAGACACGGCTGGAGCCCCATTGCGGGAGACCGGCGGGATAtcaatccttgaaataaaataaacataaaatggagagccaggaaaggaaggaaggaaaaggaatgaatatacatttgtgtgtatagctgctgttgtgtgccttcaagccacttctgacttatgggaccctaaagtgaccctacgatggggttttcttgtcaaaatttggtcagagggggtttgccattgccttcccctgaggctgagagagtgtgacttgcccaagatcacccagtgggtttccatggccaaactgggaattgaaccctggtctccagagttgccagcttggcatagtagtttgagcattggactatgtctctgttttgttgttgttgctagctgccctGGAGTGGGTTCTGACTCATGCCTTCCttgtggaagagacatctccaagagtccctCTCCTCCGCTGCATTCTTGCCCAGATCCCGCAATAAACCCTTGCCCATAATAAGCCCCTAACTGGGTCtctccatctggtctgtggtcttcctctctttcttccttcctccctcctcctttcctagcattattgtttcttctagTGACCtgtgccttctcctgatgtggccaaagtacgatagtctccgCTTGACcgtctttgcttccaaggagagccctggtctgatctgtccaaggacccatttgttggtcttcttggctgtccatgggatcaaTCCTAAGGACCACATTTTGAATGCATTcattttctgtctgtctgcttcctccactgtccagctctcccatccattcatggggatgatggggaatacagtggcctggaccattctgactttggtgctcagttgcatgtctttgctcttcagtagcttttccggttccttcacagctgcccttctgATTCCTAATCTCCTTATTTCTtgcctgcagtctccattctggtcaaggCTTCATCCTAGAGATGGACAttctttactatttcaatttcctcattgtctggatTGAATTTgagtatttcttctgtggtcgttctttttgttttatgttcagcatcagagctgcctttgcgctttcatcttggaccttccttattaactgttccaattcctgaatgcctTCTGCTAATGTTCTGGTGTCATTGTCCGCATTATCTTCGGTTgctaatgttgcttcctcctatcttcacacttcctttttctgattctaattctccTTTTCtgatgatgttttcagcatataagttaaacaaggaaggggataggatgcagccttgcctggcccctatcacagggtttgattcaaagctcggccatgaaacccaacgGGTGAAAccccttgtgcaagtcacattctctcagccgcaggggaaagcaatgggaaacctcctccatcttgccaaggaaaccccaggataggttagccttagggttgctacgGTCAAatatgactttgaaggcacacaacaaccaatatatgtatctatgtattgatgtatgtataattttatttacttaatttccCCCTCCATTCCCGCAGCCCAGGCTCCAAGGTGGCACACAACCCCCTTTTTTGCATGCCCTTGTGGCACGTCTGCTCTCTTTCCAAGGGCAGGCGGTCATCCAAGCGTGCCTTTTGCCGAACGGGACCACTCAGCCTcgcctttcttttcttgtgtagTATAGTCCTCTTGTAGTGAAAACAGCCATCAACTTGTCTTGCTGCCTGGCCAATATTCACAACGGTACAACTTTGGATGCTGCATTACAGAATGTAGTTCAGTTCTAGCAATTTCTAATTCATCTTTGCACAGAGCACTGTCTAATACAAATGAGATTTATACACGAGAtttccatggcacttaaaatacCCCCATCTGTCCTCGGTTTCTTCCAGGGTACCAACGTCTTCCCCTTACTTGGCTCAGTCTTACGTGATCCCAAATACTTCAGCAACCCTGAGAAATTCAACCCTGAGCACTTCCTAGATGAGAACGGCCGCTTCAAGAAGAACGATGCCTTTGTGCCCTTTTCCTCAGGTACCGGCTTCCTTTCTGCTTCCTCCTTGCTTCATTCATTCAAACGCATATTGCAGGAATGAGAGTATCTAAAGAGTTGCAAGAGCTTGCAAGGGCCATGTAGCTCAACCCCACCACCATAGGGGcatagtttcatagaatcatagattccttctctcctccagggaAGCGCGTCTGCCTGGGGGAAGCCATGGCCCGCATGGAGCTCTTCCTCTACTTCACCACCGTCCTGCAGAACTTCCGCCTGAGAGCCCTGGTGCCTCCCGGAGAGATCGACCTCTGCCCCCGGATCAGTGGGTTCGGGAACATCCCCCCCGCCTACCAGCTGTGCCTGGAGCCTCGCTGACCCCAGCCTTGGCCTTGTGTCCGTTTGAGGGCAAAGGCACCCTCCTCCTGTGTGCCTCTTGGTGACCACAAGAGTGGTGCCTCTCCCTGCTCAAACTGTATCAGAACTGCGCATACAGACACAAAGTTTTGGAGGTCGCCTATGTCCATAAGACTTTGGAGATGGTGGCGGTGGCatgtctttcctctttcctcctgtCTGAGTCTGACCATGGTTGCAAACCAAATTTCAGACCAAATGGGCCCAGAGAGGCTCTTCTTCCGCCTCGGCAAACCCCCATGTTTAGGATATGGCAAGTGGGAAATGCCCCCCAACTCACCTGGACCAACGTTTTCCTGACCGGAAAAAGGAAGGGATGAATTGTCGCTCCCAAAAGCAATGATTCCTCCTTAATTTGCACGGCTGGACTTTGCCGTTGTTAAAAAATACGCCATTTTTAATCAAACCCAAAAGTGGATTTCTGaatgcattttttattattatttttatttaatctttatgTAAATTtacataataatagtaataataataataatagtgaatgTATATTGACATTCTTTATACAATATTGCTTTGTAATATAGAAAACTTAAAAAATACCCAACAGAAGAGATTGTAAAATTAAAAGGTGCTGTAAATACATTTATCTTTCTGCTGTATCTTCTCCATTGAATAAAGCCTTTTGTAAACAAGTTGATGGCTTCCAATCCGACATCTTCCAAGGGAAAACCTTTTTGTGCGTTGTTACTGTctctccaattgttgttgtttccttgtTGTGTGATTTTCATATTTGCCTGCAATGTATATTGTTATAATCTTAAAGCCTAAACTTTACATTTACATCAATCTTCAATATACTCATCTTACATTCCCTTATTTCTATTACTTCTCTCACTGGATTTATAGTcctaaatacatgtaaattatggCAGGAAAAAACTCAATACAGAACTTCTTAACATTTCTGACGTTTACAATTCTCTTTATATTGTCCTTTATTATAGGATAGTTATACACCACTTAAACAACATAAGATTATAGTTCGACATCTTTTGTAATTAACCCTCTGTACAGTCAAGCCTTTTTTATATACTGATATAAATTCCTTAACTGTTTGAATTAAAGAGTCTCTCCATAAAACTCCCCAAGGTTTCCTTTCTATTCCCCACTTTGATAATGATTTATGATTTACAATATATGGCAGCTTATCCATCTCTTTCATATTTCTGAATGCATTTAGGTTATTATTTTATCTGGGGCATGTTGGGTTGTCTGTGTATCAGCAGAAGGTCCCAGAGGCAGAGAAGGGTCTCCAAGGCCTGGCAAAGGTTTACATTTATCTTAGGAACCAGAGGGAAGAGAGTGCCAGGCCACTGGGGTCAcacagacatcatcatcatcatcatcatcatcatcatcatcaccaccaccaccaccaccacaacaatgtttattgatgacacccttttcaccaaagggcagtacatcaaacatactgtatatactcatgtataagtctagaaatgtaggtcccAAAACTGACCACAATAacatgagtcgacttatccatgggtcattgtaaGTACTATGCTTTAACTCTTATGAAAAGGGAACTCttatgaaaggcaagagtgcaataaTGATCTGCCCTAGACACCCCTctgctttctcatccatccagcttttcaGCTGAGCAAAAACAGTGATGTCTGCTCaaattttgtaagtcctttggcattgctttccttggcTTCTTCCTTTAGATCCTCCATTACATGCCCCatagttttaccctcgacctatccatgggtcatatcaaaatccataattttatctctgaggttgacttatagtcaagtatatacagtatataatcaaaaatgatcaataaaacacaacagtattgaatgctaaaatactaaaataatatactaatatgctaaaagCAACAACCTCCTCCCAATGCTATTACTTTCCCAGCATCCTGGAACCTGGTCTTTGCTGGCTGTAATGGGGTGAGACCTACAAATTGctagccgccttgagtccttctactgggaggaaggagggtaataataatcataatgatGGTAATAATTCCCCAGTTTGGTGCTCTGCAGGGGCTGTCAGGATTGCAAAAGGCCATCCAAAGCAAACGGAGAGTTACATCCCAGCATCTTCCATGGTAGGCTGGGGAACCTTTGGTTCTCAAATGTTTTggcctgcagctcccatcatcccctgccctTGGCTCCAGTGGAAGTGTTAATGCCCAGAAGAAGGGCAAATATTCCCTCTTGTTCAGTAAATACCCAATATCCAAACAAGAACAGAAGATTTGAGGATTAAAACAAgaacatgtttttattgttgatttgcAAAGCAACACAACTAGACTGGAGCGCATGACTCAAATTAGCCCAGCAAAGAAACGACAGCCTCCCAACTTCTTTTATAGCCATGGAGAGAACCATTGTACTTCATTCCTATATTTAAGGTCCaacatactacacacacacacacacacaccaaacaaggTGTGGCAAAAAAGCAGAAAGCAGTACCTGATACATAGACAGGAATATCCCAACcggctgtctctcagagacataGAAT from Sceloporus undulatus isolate JIND9_A2432 ecotype Alabama chromosome 3, SceUnd_v1.1, whole genome shotgun sequence encodes the following:
- the LOC121925656 gene encoding cytochrome P450 2G1-like isoform X2; amino-acid sequence: MEPGGALTIFLGICLSCLALLSAWKRMHKEGKLPPGPTPLPFIGNLLQMKTDDAFKSFLTLKDKYGPVFTVHLGPRRVVVLCGHEAVKEALVDQAEEFSGRGELASLDRNFNGFGVALANGERWKQLRRFSLTTLRNFGMGKRSIEVRIQEEAQYLMEEFRKTQGLPFEPTFFLSRTVSNVISSVVFGSRFDYEDRTFLSLLHMINESFIEMSTPWAQEKGNPSSEFNMKNLVLTTLNLFFAGTETVSSTLRYGFLFLLKHPEVEEKVHQEIDHVIGHHRIPGIEDRMNMPYTDAVIHEIQRLTDIVPLGVPHTVTRDTHFRGYLLPKGTNVFPLLGSVLRDPKYFSNPEKFNPEHFLDENGRFKKNDAFVPFSSGKRVCLGEAMARMELFLYFTTVLQNFRLRALVPPGEIDLCPRISGFGNIPPAYQLCLEPR
- the LOC121925656 gene encoding cytochrome P450 2G1-like isoform X1, which translates into the protein MEPGGALTIFLGICLSCLALLSAWKRMHKEGKLPPGPTPLPFIGNLLQMKTDDAFKSFLTLKDKYGPVFTVHLGPRRVVVLCGHEAVKEALVDQAEEFSGRGELASLDRNFNGFGVALANGERWKQLRRFSLTTLRNFGMGKRSIEVRIQEEAQYLMEEFRKTQGLPFEPTFFLSRTVSNVISSVVFGSRFDYEDRTFLSLLHMINESFIEMSTPWAQLYDMYSCIMQYLPGRHNRIYHLIEELKDFIAEKVKVNQATLDPNNPRDFIDCFLIQMEKEKGNPSSEFNMKNLVLTTLNLFFAGTETVSSTLRYGFLFLLKHPEVEEKVHQEIDHVIGHHRIPGIEDRMNMPYTDAVIHEIQRLTDIVPLGVPHTVTRDTHFRGYLLPKGTNVFPLLGSVLRDPKYFSNPEKFNPEHFLDENGRFKKNDAFVPFSSGKRVCLGEAMARMELFLYFTTVLQNFRLRALVPPGEIDLCPRISGFGNIPPAYQLCLEPR